The Salvia miltiorrhiza cultivar Shanhuang (shh) chromosome 2, IMPLAD_Smil_shh, whole genome shotgun sequence DNA window GCTCTCTCAACTGCTGCTGGATCGGCGATGAGGCTGGATCTCTCAGCTGGATCGGCGAAACTGCTGCTGGATCTCTCTCCAGCCTCTCCGCCACGCCGAGCTCCGGACTGGAGGCGCTGCTGGAAAGTCTTCGATGAATAGTAGAGATTGGAGGCGCTGCTGTATCAGATGCCCACTTGAAGAAGACGCCAGCTCTCCGCTGCTGTTTGCGATTGTCGGAGAAGAGGCAAGAAAACCTGCCGTTGCAATTGAGCGAATCAAAAAATATGCAGAGCCtcagatttaattattttgtttcttttttaaaaagtcaatttatttttaaaagtcGAACTAAATATAAGGTTATAAAGtataaactaataaattttCATTCTTAATATACCATGATCGATGAAAATGTTGAAGTACACATGACGAATTTGTATTAAAATGATTGATGAGCATGCAAATTTATGGAGATTGAAGCCTTGAAGGTAGAATTTGATTAGTCGTTTTGATGTTGTAGAAGTGAAATTAGTATTAACCAAATTAAGGTGATGCACATAAAGCAAAGGTTACGGGATATAAAAGAGATGCGTGCATATacatacatttttatttttattaatacaCCCACTTTTAACATAAGCCAcatcttaattaataattaattacacCTCTCATCATCCTTCAACAatcaacatctctctctctcatacacaCGCACAATACTAGACAGTTAATTAATTTCCTCAAGTAAATGACGTGATATATATGTACACCTCAAATTGCATGCTTTCATCCTAGCTTTTCCTCCTTTGACACACTAGAAATTTTAGGAAACAACCAAAAATTCTCCAACAATTAAAGGTTTCCTACAAAAAAGCATATCATCTTTGAAGATGAAGGTGAACGTGAACGACGAGTATCTGTGCGCGGTGAGGACAAAATCCTTCGCAGATTTCTTCATACAAGCGCAACTCCTCGTAAACCATTCTCATCCCTCCATTAATCTCCTCCTCAATCCGCCCCAGGAAACCATAGCCTCGCTCCTCAAGTCATCGCCTCATCTCAACTCAATCCTCTCCGACTACTTCAACATCAGCGCCGAAGCCTCCGCCCTCTGCGCCGCCCTCCTCCAAACCCTAATCCACCTCCAGACCAACTACAGATCCATCAACCAGATCATCAACTCTCGCCACCACGAATTCCTCCAACTCGCCGTCTCCGGCCTCCTCGACAACCCCTTCGCCGATCTCAACGGGCAGGACTACTTCCAGAAGATCCACGACAAGCACTCGCGCGTGTTGAAACGGCTCAGGAAGAAAATGGCGGGAAAATTGAGGATGATCGAGTTCCTCTTCAGCGGGATGAGGAGGTTTGGGGTTTTCAAGCGCGGATCCGTGACGAGGAGGGCGGCGGATGTGGCGGCGAAGGGGGCGTGGATCTTGAAGAGGGATTTCGACACGATGGGGCGGTTGGTGGCGAGGATCGGGGACGAGATCGAGCACAGTAGGGCGATGATGGAGGTGTGTTTGGATCGGGATTGTTTGGAGGTGTTGAAGGAGTGTGAGTTTGGGGTGAGTAGGCAGGCGGAGGAGCTGGAGGAGCACGTCTATCTCTGCCTCCTTACCATTAACAGAGCTCGAGCTATGGTGGTTAGGGAGATTTGCAGGAATTCTTCTCTGCACTATTAATTACATCTGTATATAATATAGCAGTTTCtctagggattaattaattgtcGATCTATTCATTTGTACATACATACACTACTCTTTTCTCTTTCAGATTGTATTTATAtggaatcatttttttttttatattgatcGTCGTTTTCTGGTTGTTGTTGGTTTAAAgataaattgattaattatatttaaagtGTTGTTATTCATAAGTTGAAGAGATGGAGCCATAATGTTTGAAGATGAGAAGTTATTTTTCGATGTACGAGGTTTAAAATTTATGCATTATGttttaaactttaatttattttttatttaatgtgACGAAGGTTTACTTGCTTTAATTCTTTGTATGTTTTGAagttccttttttctttttaaaattataacaaTATTAATTAAGAGCATCCACGACACGAGGAGGGCGTGCTGCCTCGATGCGGCATGggcagaatttttttttgagaaaaagagagaaaatgttTGATTTGCCATATTTTTGttctatttttgataatttgCTATGGAGGAAGAGACtcatagaagaagaagaagaagaaaacgaaGCGTGAGTCGCCTGGGTTGATTTGTCCTATATCTGTTTAATTTTTGTTGGGCTTTTtgcctattttattttgttctatttaattttgaatagGCCAGAAGATGTTGGATATAATTTCGAATTATTTCACCAATTTTGTTACCTAATTTTtgattttgaatataattttttattttaattaatgtaatttagaattttagttatttaaattattataattttattttaattaatgtaatatttaattttaatttcaatgaaatgttgaattttaaaatataagagtAAAAATGGGATACAATGGAAATGAAGATTATAACACATGTTATAGAGTCAATGCACTGGAGAAGGGAGCACTCGAATTCAAGACCTTTTGTTTTAACATTAACCACTACCAACATAcacttcatatttattttttagttctCAATAGTACTCCTTCCGCCCTGAAAAGTAAAAATTGTGACCCAGTGGGGTGGACACAAGATTTAAGTTGTGTTTCACTAGATATTGGGTCTCAcacctttttgtaaatagtgagagAGAAAGTGTAACAGCTCGGCTTcagagttgacggctgtccccacagatcaacacgagtcttttctagactcgttttgtcctcactcgcacgctcctcGAAAAACTTCttagggggtcacccatcccgaaattgctccaagccaagcacgcttaaccttggagtttcttccacgtgggcaccagaaaagaagatgcattttgttgatatgagtagcacctatcaaatcatttaagctctcatcgaatatgcagtcccatacctgcatattctcggaatccctttcgttcgggtgtgttccggtttATCCCTCCGCCCCTCCGCTTGAAAGTCTTAATCGGAaccgctccttgtccgtgcctcttttgcacaGACGATCACTCTGCACTTCGTCCCCAGACGTCACAGAATGTTTGTgtgattattttta harbors:
- the LOC131011680 gene encoding UPF0496 protein At3g49070-like, which encodes MKVNVNDEYLCAVRTKSFADFFIQAQLLVNHSHPSINLLLNPPQETIASLLKSSPHLNSILSDYFNISAEASALCAALLQTLIHLQTNYRSINQIINSRHHEFLQLAVSGLLDNPFADLNGQDYFQKIHDKHSRVLKRLRKKMAGKLRMIEFLFSGMRRFGVFKRGSVTRRAADVAAKGAWILKRDFDTMGRLVARIGDEIEHSRAMMEVCLDRDCLEVLKECEFGVSRQAEELEEHVYLCLLTINRARAMVVREICRNSSLHY